The Christiangramia flava JLT2011 genome has a segment encoding these proteins:
- a CDS encoding LytR/AlgR family response regulator transcription factor: MISAVAIDDEPLSLAVIEQFCAKLDGLDLRKTFTEQKKAIRYINKFEVDLLFLDIRMPQQTGIDLYKNLDREIKVIFITAYEEYAIEGFNLNATDYLLKPFSFERFKESVERASREIQLEQQSVNDKPFLDIRADYQLHRIPYGNITHIEALDDYIQIHQDHGKRLVARATMKGILKKLPENTFIRIHRSYIVNIDRVTNIGSDELCIGDLHFPISSGYKSNIEDQLNS, translated from the coding sequence TTAGCGCTGTTGCCATAGATGATGAACCTTTAAGCCTGGCCGTGATCGAGCAGTTCTGTGCCAAATTGGACGGACTCGATCTTCGGAAGACCTTTACGGAACAAAAAAAAGCAATTCGCTATATCAACAAATTTGAAGTAGACCTGCTGTTCCTGGACATCAGGATGCCGCAGCAGACCGGGATCGATCTCTACAAGAACCTGGACCGGGAGATCAAGGTCATTTTCATCACGGCTTATGAAGAGTATGCCATTGAAGGTTTTAATCTCAATGCGACCGATTATTTACTGAAGCCTTTTTCATTCGAACGATTTAAGGAAAGCGTAGAACGTGCCTCCCGGGAGATCCAGCTCGAACAACAATCAGTAAACGACAAGCCGTTTCTCGACATCCGGGCTGATTATCAGCTACACCGAATTCCCTACGGAAACATTACCCACATTGAAGCCCTGGACGATTACATCCAGATCCATCAGGATCATGGAAAAAGACTGGTAGCACGGGCCACCATGAAAGGGATTCTGAAAAAACTTCCGGAGAATACCTTTATCCGAATCCATCGTTCTTATATCGTGAATATTGACCGGGTGACCAACATTGGCAGCGACGAGCTGTGTATTGGTGACCTGCATTTCCCGATTAGCTCCGGCTACAAATCGAACATCGAAGACCAGCTGAATTCCTGA